One Hordeum vulgare subsp. vulgare chromosome 4H, MorexV3_pseudomolecules_assembly, whole genome shotgun sequence DNA window includes the following coding sequences:
- the LOC123447836 gene encoding zinc-finger homeodomain protein 4-like, producing the protein MDLSVPRGEFPIPMHAAAASPYGGGIGGGGVAVADHAMDLHHDHANHNGQSQPQAQDMASPPAAVSEDSSGKKRAAAIAGGGGGGPAVKYRECLKNHAAAIGGNATDGCGEFMPSGEEGSLEALKCSACGCHRNFHRKELDDLDGDSCASHGYGYGHHAVRRLLGPAVSHSHHHKSSGGLLVTADHYGAYAAARALPPPPPPLPGHHHQIIMPLNMIQTSESDEMDGIMGDGRGGLASGGGGGSSSSKKRFRTKFTAEQKGRMLEFAEGVGWRLQKLDDAMVQHFCQEIGVKRRVLKVWMHNNKHNLASRPPPTSPPQPMPVAMSMPMPLGMSMPMQVPPPSQPGPSGHRGPSSPHGELKLD; encoded by the coding sequence GGCATCGGCGGCGGGGGCGTCGCCGTCGCCGACCATGCCATGGACCTCCACCACGACCACGCCAACCATAACGGCCAGTCCCAGCCCCAGGCGCAGGACATGGCCTCGCCGCCTGCTGCTGTGTCGGAGGACAGCTCCGGGAAGAAGCGCGCGGCGGCCATTGCCGGCGGAGGCGGGGGAGGGCCGGCGGTCAAGTACCGGGAGTGCCTCAAGAACCACGCGGCGGCCATCGGCGGCAACGCCACCGACGGGTGCGGCGAGTTCATGCCCAGCGGCGAGGAGGGCTCGCTGGAGGCGCTCAAGTGCTCCGCCTGCGGCTGCCACCGCAATTTCCACCGCAAGGAGCTCGACGACTTGGACGGCGACAGCTGCGCCTCGCACGGCTACGGCTACGGGCACCACGCCGTCCGCCGCCTGCTCGGCCCCGCCGTGTCGCACTCGCACCACCACAAAAGCAGCGGGGGCCTCCTCGTCACCGCGGACCACTACGGCGCCTACGCCGCGGCACGCGCGCTCCCCCCGCCTCCGCCCCCACTGCCTGGACACCACCACCAGATCATCATGCCGCTCAACATGATCCAGACGTCCGAGTCGGACGAGATGGACGGCATCATGGGCGACGGCAGGGGCGGGCTAGcctcaggcggcggcggcggctcctcctcgtCCAAGAAGCGCTTCCGCACCAAGTTCACCGCCGAGCAGAAGGGGCGCATGCTGGAGTTCGCGGAGGGCGTGGGGTGGCGCCTCCAGAAGCTGGACGACGCCATGGTGCAGCACTTCTGCCAGGAGATCGGCGTCAAGCGCcgcgtcctcaaggtctggatgcacaacaacaagcacaacctcGCCAGTAGGCCGCCCCCTACCTCGCCGCCGCAGCCAATGCCGGTGGCGATGTCAATGCCGATGCCGCTGGGCATGTCAATGCCGATGCAAGTGCCGCCGCCGTCGCAGCCCGGGCCTTCGGGCCACCGCGGCCCGAGCTCCCCACACGGGGAGCTCAAGCTCGACTGA